A genomic region of Candidatus Pseudomonas phytovorans contains the following coding sequences:
- a CDS encoding NUDIX hydrolase, producing MPTAPRYCPHCTTELARGVPTGDTHERLHCAGCGYIHYINPKIIAGCIIERDGKYLLCQRAIPPRPGTWTLPAGFMEAGETTEQAALREVWEESGVRADIVSPYSIFSVPIISEVYIIFRAIVTEETGQYGPETLAYKFFEPDEIPWDEIYYPAIRQILERYILERQAGVYGIYMGNDDTGKVHFIR from the coding sequence ATGCCCACTGCCCCGCGCTACTGCCCGCACTGCACCACGGAACTGGCCCGGGGCGTTCCCACAGGCGACACCCACGAACGCCTGCACTGCGCCGGCTGCGGCTACATCCATTACATCAACCCGAAGATCATCGCGGGCTGCATCATCGAGCGCGATGGCAAATACCTGTTGTGCCAGCGCGCCATCCCGCCGCGCCCCGGCACCTGGACCTTGCCGGCCGGGTTCATGGAGGCTGGCGAAACCACCGAGCAGGCGGCCCTGCGCGAGGTCTGGGAAGAAAGCGGCGTGCGCGCCGACATCGTCTCGCCGTACTCGATCTTCAGCGTGCCTATAATCTCCGAGGTGTACATCATTTTCCGCGCCATCGTCACCGAAGAGACCGGGCAGTATGGGCCGGAGACACTGGCGTACAAGTTCTTCGAACCCGACGAGATCCCGTGGGACGAGATCTACTACCCGGCAATCCGGCAGATTCTGGAGCGCTACATCCTCGAGCGCCAGGCCGGTGTTTACGGCATTTACATGGGCAATGACGACACCGGCAAGGTGCACTTCATTCGCTAA
- a CDS encoding GntR family transcriptional regulator — protein sequence MKRQPLDDSFKVNRNPVTLREIVLDKLRAAIMNFHLLPGDRLVERDLCDRLGVSRTSVREALRHLESEGLVEFADAKGPRVAIITLEDARDIYELRCVLEGLIVQLFTLNAKAKDIRALERALEVNREALEEGELQQVLDSVQGFYDVLLEGSGNQVAAQQLRQLQARISYLRATSVSQENRRGASNREMEKIVEAIKGGDPLVAHQASVDHVRAAAKVALDYLRQKQDDNPKVRDIVEPLALKEPRIGR from the coding sequence ATGAAACGCCAGCCACTCGACGACAGCTTCAAGGTCAACCGCAACCCCGTTACCCTGCGCGAAATCGTGCTCGACAAGCTGCGCGCCGCGATCATGAACTTCCACCTGCTGCCCGGCGACCGCCTGGTCGAGCGCGACCTCTGTGACCGCCTCGGAGTCAGCCGCACCTCGGTGCGTGAAGCCCTGCGCCACCTGGAGTCCGAAGGCCTGGTGGAATTTGCCGATGCCAAAGGCCCGCGCGTCGCCATCATTACCCTTGAAGACGCCCGCGACATCTACGAGCTGCGCTGCGTGCTCGAAGGCCTGATCGTGCAGCTGTTCACTCTGAATGCCAAGGCCAAGGACATCCGTGCCCTGGAACGCGCGCTGGAAGTCAACCGCGAGGCCCTCGAAGAGGGCGAGCTGCAGCAGGTGCTGGATTCGGTGCAAGGCTTCTACGACGTGCTGCTGGAAGGCTCCGGCAACCAGGTGGCAGCCCAGCAGCTGCGCCAGTTGCAGGCACGCATCAGCTACTTGCGCGCCACCTCGGTTTCGCAGGAAAACCGCCGTGGCGCCAGCAACCGCGAAATGGAAAAGATCGTCGAAGCGATCAAGGGTGGCGACCCGCTGGTGGCCCATCAGGCTTCGGTCGACCACGTCCGCGCTGCCGCCAAAGTGGCACTGGACTACCTGCGTCAGAAGCAGGACGACAACCCCAAGGTGCGCGACATTGTCGAGCCCCTGGCCCTCAAGGAACCCCGCATAGGTCGCTGA